In one window of Leptospira sp. WS92.C1 DNA:
- a CDS encoding patatin family protein: MSSYFTPGDESFKRENHLLPKPGKKSTALIVAGGGMRGSFAGGVLAALHQYIPSTHFDLIVGVSSGSCSAAYYATGYEQSYEESVRILDIWKKELIGNKFISFLHPFKGKTLLDQEYLIDYIVGEKYRLPSENFDKKGAPPLYVVVTNLAKLQAEYIKTSTANALNLLKAATSLPIATKGKWKLDGQFYGDGGISDPIPLEKVIEAGYKDITVVLNNNQNEFSNPISKFSGWLAYPSNKRLYHMITKVHHTMYNRAMQIIKHPPKDVRIQVVAPAHQELTMVTTSADKLTRSVNRGIEAGFKAVATIKEELSHFKSKLKDKGWRIL, from the coding sequence ATGAGCTCTTATTTCACACCCGGTGACGAATCCTTTAAAAGGGAAAATCATCTTCTTCCCAAACCGGGTAAAAAATCCACTGCGTTAATCGTGGCCGGAGGTGGAATGCGTGGCTCTTTTGCCGGTGGGGTCCTCGCGGCACTGCATCAATACATTCCATCCACACATTTCGATCTTATCGTCGGAGTTTCTTCGGGCTCCTGTTCTGCTGCCTATTATGCGACCGGCTACGAACAAAGTTATGAGGAATCGGTCAGAATCTTGGATATCTGGAAAAAGGAATTGATCGGAAATAAGTTTATCTCCTTTTTACATCCTTTCAAAGGAAAAACACTTTTGGATCAGGAATATCTTATCGATTATATCGTTGGCGAAAAATACAGACTTCCTTCGGAGAATTTTGATAAAAAAGGAGCTCCCCCTCTTTACGTCGTCGTTACCAATCTTGCAAAACTACAGGCAGAATATATCAAGACATCGACGGCTAACGCACTCAACCTTCTTAAGGCGGCCACATCGCTTCCGATCGCAACCAAGGGAAAATGGAAATTGGACGGACAGTTTTACGGAGACGGGGGAATCTCGGACCCGATTCCTTTAGAAAAAGTGATCGAAGCCGGATATAAAGACATTACGGTTGTCTTAAATAACAATCAAAACGAATTTTCAAATCCGATCTCTAAGTTTTCCGGTTGGCTCGCCTATCCCTCGAATAAAAGACTCTATCACATGATTACAAAAGTGCATCATACCATGTACAACCGCGCGATGCAGATCATCAAACATCCTCCCAAGGACGTGAGAATTCAGGTTGTCGCTCCGGCTCATCAGGAATTGACGATGGTGACCACGAGCGCCGATAAACTCACCCGCTCCGTAAATCGCGGAATCGAAGCCGGTTTTAAAGCGGTCGCCACGATCAAAGAGGAATTATCTCACTTCAAGTCCAAACTCAAAGACAAGGGTTGGAGGATATTATAA
- a CDS encoding TetR family transcriptional regulator has product MKKERIENGRMDEESALLPRANPVQKRAREKQESILNSARELILKVGPDRFTLQEIAEDIGSPIGTIYRYYSGKPAILRAIAQSHLEALRFDLQKELGQFQDKKSDEIQFQRVTKKIIDLFEKAHSADPVFQIVWSGSQAYPALRELDLEDTKKNAEIVADAILCFVPKMKRQRLLDLCILLCDSIGSTLRLTSMMDEKGKRGVLLQLRGMITNHLYMAYKSFGPD; this is encoded by the coding sequence ATGAAAAAAGAAAGAATAGAGAATGGTAGAATGGACGAAGAGTCAGCTTTGCTTCCGAGGGCCAACCCGGTCCAAAAGAGAGCGCGGGAAAAACAGGAATCGATTTTAAATTCGGCTCGGGAGTTGATTTTAAAGGTCGGTCCGGATCGTTTTACTCTACAGGAAATTGCGGAAGACATCGGTTCTCCTATCGGAACGATCTATCGATATTATTCCGGAAAACCTGCGATTCTAAGAGCGATCGCTCAATCTCATTTGGAAGCGCTTCGTTTCGATCTTCAAAAAGAACTGGGTCAATTTCAAGACAAAAAGTCCGATGAGATACAGTTTCAGCGTGTTACGAAAAAAATTATAGATCTTTTTGAAAAGGCACATTCCGCAGACCCCGTGTTTCAAATCGTATGGAGCGGCTCTCAGGCATATCCTGCGCTCCGCGAGTTGGATTTGGAGGATACAAAAAAGAATGCGGAGATCGTAGCCGATGCAATCCTGTGTTTCGTTCCGAAGATGAAAAGACAACGTCTTTTGGATCTTTGTATTCTTCTCTGTGATTCGATAGGCAGCACTCTTCGTCTTACTTCGATGATGGATGAAAAGGGAAAAAGAGGGGTTCTTTTGCAATTGCGGGGAATGATTACGAACCACCTCTACATGGCCTACAAAAGTTTTGGACCCGATTGA